A DNA window from Ictalurus punctatus breed USDA103 chromosome 11, Coco_2.0, whole genome shotgun sequence contains the following coding sequences:
- the zc3h10 gene encoding zinc finger CCCH domain-containing protein 10 yields MPDRDSAYLVGGGGGGSGGGAGTGVGEEVGPGSGLTGGADGRGGVGGSSAGGNSGSGAMGCSGALGNGHTCSGASGSFGSGLLSDGVCRDFLRNVCKRGKRCRFRHPDFNEVPDLGAQKNEFVFCHDHQNKECVRTNCRFVHGSKEDEDYYKKTGELPLWLRWKVAAGLGLSLTDLPQNRGEAPICRDFLKGECQRGNKCKFRHVRKDHEHEASRFSAVGMMGVSSGVGGIVNASGGGVACGGVSGLVGPNGGSLMGIGSPNIGGCRDQGLCGGGGGGSMGSCLSLGAAGQRRYDRGPCSVYESLFENGLFDPGPLESPVDHAALQLKRRRLEGLRLADGTGGGHYDLGVQAALSTRPLEYRLLEEENALLRKRVEELKKQVSNLIATNEVLLEQNAQFRSQAKVMTLSSTPTPSEQSLAPPVGSVSSYNHGIAQTRTTLSSAGLQPRAVTQQELVAPAGAPAGAPPANAAPPPAAPPPPPPHLNPEIAPLSAALAQTIAQGMAPPVSMAPVAASVAPVAVSMAQPLPGITMSHATTPMVSYPIASQSMRITTMPH; encoded by the exons ATGCCTGACCGGGATAGCGCGTACCTGGtaggtggtggtggaggtggcaGTGGAGGGGGTGCTGGCACAGGAGTAGGGGAGGAAGTGGGCCCTGGGTCTGGCTTGACTGGGGGTGCAGACGGCCGAGGGGGAGTTGGGGGAAGCTCAGCTGGTGGGAACAGTGGTTCTGGGGCCATGGGATGCAGTGGTGCCCTGGGAAATGGCCACACCTGCAGTGGAGCAAGTGGCAGCTTTGGCTCTGGCTTGCTATCAGATGGCGTTTGCCGTGACTTCTTACGAAATGTGTGTAAGCGTGGCAAGCGCTGTCGTTTCCGCCACCCAGACTTCAATGAAGTTCCTGACCTTGGTGCACAGAAGAATGAGTTTGTCTTCTGTCATGACCACCAGAACAAAGAGTGTGTGCGTACCAACTGCCGCTTTGTGCATGGCTCCAAGGAAGATGAAGACTACTACAAAAAGACTGGTGAGCTGCCACTGTGGCTGCGGTGGAAAGTGGCAGCAGGTCTGGGCCTGTCACTTACTGACCTACCACAGAACCGTGGTGAGGCTCCCATATGCAGAGACTTCTTGAAAGGAGAATGTCAGCGGGGCAACAAGTGCAAGTTTCGTCATGTGCGGAAGGACCATGAGCACGAAGCTTCACGGTTCAGTGCAGTGGGGATGATGGGTGTCTCAAGCGGGGTGGGTGGAATAGTGAATGCAAGTGGTGGAGGTGTAGCCTGTGGTGGGGTGTCAGGATTGGTTGGACCTAATGGAGGAAGTCTGATGGGGATAGGAAGCCCCAACATCGGAGGGTGCAGAGATCAGGGATTGTGtgggggtggaggaggaggttCCATGGGAAGTTGTCTATCCCTGGGGGCTGCTGGACAACGGCGCTATGACAGGGGCCCATGTTCAGTTTATGAATCACTGTTTGAGAATGGTTTGTTTGATCCTGGGCCACTGGAGAGCCCTGTTGACCACGCAGCTCTTCAGCTAAAGAGAAGACGATTGGAAGGGCTGCGGTTGGCAGATGGGACTGGGGGAGGCCACTATGATTTAGGGGTACAGGCTGCACTTTCCACCCGGCCTCTGGAGTATCGCCTATTGGAGGAGGAAAATGCTTTGCTGAGGAAGCGAGTGGAAGAGCTCAAGAAACAG GTCTCCAACTTGATTGCTACCAATGAAGTCTTACTGGAGCAAAATGCTCAATTCCGCAGCCAGGCAAAGGTCATGACCTTGTCCTCAACACCCACACCATCAGAACAGAGTCTGGCCCCACCTGTTGGTTCAGTGAGTTCATACAACCATGGCATCGCACAGACTCGTACAACTTTGAGCAGCGCTGGACTACAGCCACGTGCTGTAACCCAGCAGGAACTGGTGGCCCCTGCCGGTGCCCCTGCTGGTGCTCCCCCAGCCAATGCTGCACCCCCTCCTGCTGcaccccctcctcctccaccccATCTGAACCCTGAGATCGCTCCACTCTCGGCTGCTCTCGCCCAGACCATTGCACAAGGTATGGCACCACCTGTTTCCATGGCACCCGTGGCAGCCTCTGTGGCCCCTGTTGCTGTCTCCATGGC